The following are encoded in a window of Candidatus Binatia bacterium genomic DNA:
- a CDS encoding thiolase family protein, which yields HRSRWVVEPFHLFDCCLVSNGGLAVIVTSAERARDLKKPPVYIQGMGQGHPGGDPAETLTSGAVLAKRTAFAMAGITTKDIDVVELYDCYTFTVLVCLEDYGFCAKGEGGPFVADGKTAPGGSLPVNTGGGQLSSFYMWGMTPVSEGVIQIRGEGGARQVPNARVALVSGNGGILSTHSTLILASQS from the coding sequence CACCGCTCGCGCTGGGTCGTGGAGCCGTTTCATCTGTTCGATTGCTGCCTGGTCTCGAACGGCGGGCTGGCGGTGATCGTCACCTCAGCGGAACGCGCGCGCGACCTGAAGAAGCCCCCAGTGTACATCCAAGGCATGGGCCAAGGACATCCCGGTGGCGACCCGGCAGAGACACTCACCTCCGGCGCGGTCTTGGCGAAACGCACGGCCTTCGCCATGGCCGGCATCACCACCAAGGACATCGACGTGGTCGAGCTGTACGACTGTTACACCTTCACCGTGCTGGTGTGCCTGGAGGACTACGGCTTCTGCGCCAAGGGGGAGGGCGGGCCGTTCGTCGCCGACGGCAAGACGGCGCCCGGTGGATCACTGCCAGTGAACACCGGCGGTGGCCAGCTCTCGTCCTTCTACATGTGGGGCATGACACCAGTCTCCGAAGGCGTCATCCAGATACGCGGCGAAGGCGGCGCACGCCAGGTTCCCAACGCACGGGTCGCACTCGTGAGCGGCAACGGCGGCATCTTGTCAACACACTCGACCCTGATCCTGGCGAGTCAATCGTGA